A segment of the Fusobacterium ulcerans genome:
AAAAAACTTTAAGATTCAGAGGTGTTAAAGGAACTACTGGAACTCAAGCAAGTTTTAAAGAATTATTTAATGATGACTTTTCTAAAGTAAAAGCTTTAGATGAAAAGATAACAGAAAAAATGGGATTTGATAAAAGATTCCTTGTTACAGGGCAAACTTATGACAGAAAAGTTGATTCAGAAGTAATGAATCTTCTTGGAAATATAGCTCAGTCAGCTCATAAATTTACAAATGATTTAAGACTTTTACAACATTTAAAAGAAGTAGAAGAACCATTTGAAAAAAGTCAGATTGGATCATCAGCTATGGCTTATAAGAGAAATCCAATGAGAAGTGAGAGAATATCTTCTCTTGCAAAATTTGTTATAGCCCTTCAGCAAAGTACAGCTATGACAGCAGCTACTCAATGGTTCGAAAGAACTCTTGACGATTCAGCTAATAAAAGATTGTCACTTCCACAGGCCTTCTTAGCAATAGACGCTATATTGATAATCTGGAAAAATGTTTTAGATGGATTAGTAGTTTATCCAAAAATGATAGAAAAACGTATAATGTCTGAACTTCCATTTATGTCTACAGAGTACATTATAATGGAATGTGTAAAAAATGGTGGAGACAGACAGGAACTTCATGAAAGAATAAGAGTTCACTCTATGGAAGCTGGAAAAATGGTGAAAATAGAAGGAAAGGAAAATGACCTTATTGAGAGAATATTAAATGATAAATACTTTAACTTAGATAAAGATAGATTGCTGGAAATTTTATCACCTAAGAATTTTATAGGTTTTGCACCTGAGCAAACAGAAGAGTTTGTAAATGTAGAAGTAAAACCAATCTTAGAAAGATATAGTGATAAACTAGGAATGGAAGCAGCGTTAAGGGTATAAAGAATGAAAGAAAATAGACGAGAGATATATTTGACAGCATTAGTTCTACTTGCACTGTATCTTTCTCTGGCAGAAAATTTTATTCCAAAACCTTTTCCTTGGATGAAAATAGGATTATCTAATATAGCTGTTTTAATAGCTCTTGAAAAATTTGATTCTAAGCTTGCGATTGAGGTTGTACTGCTTAGAATCTTTATTCAAGCTCTTATGTTAGGAACTCTTTTCACCCCCGGTTTTATAATAAGTTTATCAGCTGGAGGAATAACTACTTTATTTATGGTTGGGCTTTATAAGTTCAGGAAATACCTTTCTCTTTTAGCAATCAGTTCTCTTTCTGCCTTTCTTCACAATATGATTCAGCTTATAGTCGTATATTTTCTGATTTTTAGAAATATCACCCTGTATTCAAAATCTATAATGATGTTTGTATGGGGCTTTTTAGCTATAGGTGTAGTGGCAGGAATAATAACAGGTTTTATTGGAGAAAAATTAAATTTAAGAAGAGGTAATGAATTATGAGAAAATATTTTGGAACAGACGGTATCAGAGGAGAAGCAAACAGAGACCTTACAGTAGATATAGCACTCAGATTAGGTTATGCACTGGGATATTATCTTAAACAGAAAAAAAATAATGGTAAAATAAAAGTCATAATGGGAAGCGACACAAGAAGATCTGGATATATGTTGAGATCAGCTCTTACAGCAGGATTAAACTCTATGGGAGTGGATATAGATTTCGTAGGAGTTATATCTACACCAGCAGTGGCACATATCACTAGAACTAAGGGAGCAGATGCAGGAATAATGATTTCAGCTTCTCACAATCCAGCTAAAGATAATGGAATTAAAGTATTTGGGTCAAATGGATATAAACTTCCAGATGAAACAGAAGCAGAAATCGAAAGATTGATGGATGATTATGCTGAAATAACTAAAGATGCCATAGCTGGAGATGAAGTAGGAAGATTTAAATATGCTGAAGATGAATATTTTCTATATAGAGATCATCTTTTGTCATGTGTAAAAGGTGATTTTACTGGAATGAAAATAATAGTTGATACAGCTAATGGATCAGCTTACAGAATAGCCAGAGATGTATTTTTAGCATTGGGAGCAGAGGTTGTAGTAATAAATGATGCACCTAATG
Coding sequences within it:
- a CDS encoding Gx transporter family protein produces the protein MKENRREIYLTALVLLALYLSLAENFIPKPFPWMKIGLSNIAVLIALEKFDSKLAIEVVLLRIFIQALMLGTLFTPGFIISLSAGGITTLFMVGLYKFRKYLSLLAISSLSAFLHNMIQLIVVYFLIFRNITLYSKSIMMFVWGFLAIGVVAGIITGFIGEKLNLRRGNEL
- the purB gene encoding adenylosuccinate lyase codes for the protein MNMNIYSNPLAERYSSKEMLENFSPDKKFSTWRKLWIALAESEKELGLHITDEQIEEMKANIYNIDYELAAKKESEFRHDVMAHVHTFGTQAPKAMPIIHLGATSAFVGDNTDLIQIKDGLDIVKTKLVNVISEMSKFAVEYKDLPTLGFTHFQAAQLTTVGKRATLWLQSLLLDLEELEFREKTLRFRGVKGTTGTQASFKELFNDDFSKVKALDEKITEKMGFDKRFLVTGQTYDRKVDSEVMNLLGNIAQSAHKFTNDLRLLQHLKEVEEPFEKSQIGSSAMAYKRNPMRSERISSLAKFVIALQQSTAMTAATQWFERTLDDSANKRLSLPQAFLAIDAILIIWKNVLDGLVVYPKMIEKRIMSELPFMSTEYIIMECVKNGGDRQELHERIRVHSMEAGKMVKIEGKENDLIERILNDKYFNLDKDRLLEILSPKNFIGFAPEQTEEFVNVEVKPILERYSDKLGMEAALRV